One genomic segment of Mauremys mutica isolate MM-2020 ecotype Southern chromosome 10, ASM2049712v1, whole genome shotgun sequence includes these proteins:
- the LOC123378307 gene encoding paraneoplastic antigen Ma3-like, protein MGQAIGESIKTAYESGPYRKLKYFSGIKPVPVGEDDYDTWRHQLNQVMQEWQCSEAEKRKRVAESLRGPAGNVICALKASKPVATVDDYLSAMEDAFGSLETGEDLYFQFRSCYQQPGEKLSSYLHRLEPSLQLCIRRKGIDRSKEHRVRLEQVIRGAIYDDFLIMKLKLVDRLDSPPEFHQLLREVREEEEKRTVRERNKISVSRTVAPNQLKEDPCLSTTEDLHQQLKTLTAQLTELMTSKMPRGSLSEILPPTLMERKCPPFRPGRGDPNREPVKKTLATLPRNKRFCYRCGEDGHISTQCDNSRNEEKVAQRKRELQGNSQGSQ, encoded by the coding sequence ATGGGACAAGCAATAGGGGAGTCCATAAAGACAGCATATGAATCGGGTCCTTACAGAAAGCTGAAGTACTTTTCAGGTATTAAACCAGTGCCTGTAGGGGAAGATGACTATGACACTTGGAGGCATCAACTAAATCAGGTGATGCAGGAATGGCAATGTAGTGAGGCTGAAAAGAGGAAACGTGTTGCAGAAAGCCTGCGAGGACCTGCAGGGAATGTAATATGTGCATTAAAGGCCAGCAAGCCGGTTGCCACTGTTGATGACTATCTCTCGGCCATGGAGGATGCCTTTGGGAGCCTAGAGACAGGGGAAGACCTCTACTTTCAATTTCGTTCCTGTTACCAACAGCCAGGTGAAAAACTATCGTCCTATCTTCACAGATTGGAACCGTCCCTTCAGCTGTGCATCCGCCGTAAAGGCATTGACAGGAGCAAGGAACACCGAGTACGACTAGAACAGGTCATACGAGGTGCCATTTATGATGACTTTCTAATTATGAAATTGAAACTTGTAGACCGCTTGGACAGTCCTCCAGAATTCCATCAATTGCTGCGAGAAGtccgggaggaggaggaaaagagaacTGTTAGAGAAAGGAATAAGATCTCAGTGAGCAGGACCGTTGCTCCTAACCAACTGAAGGAAGATCCTTGTCTGTCCACCACTGAGGACCTCCATCAACAGCTTAAAACCCTGACAGCACAGCTTACGGAATTGATGACGAGTAAGATGCCTCGGGGATCACTTAGCGAAATTCTTCCACCAACTTTGATGGAAAGAAAGTGCCCTCCTTTTCGCCCAGGAAGAGGAGACCCCAACAGAGAACCTGTAAAGAAAACCTTGGCAACCCTCCCAAGGAACAAGAGATTCTGCTACCGATGTGGTGAGGATGGGCACATTTCCACCCAGTGTGACAACTCAAGGAATGAAGAGAAGGTAGCACAACGAAAAAGGGAGCTACAGGGAAACTCCCAAGGGTCCCAGTAA